A genomic stretch from Solanum stenotomum isolate F172 chromosome 8, ASM1918654v1, whole genome shotgun sequence includes:
- the LOC125873767 gene encoding uncharacterized protein LOC125873767 yields the protein MFFFFVGGLEQQARQVLKSGAGRCIACGSRADLVDYEKVLKFFFVPVWRWPGKEPVMYCNDCKLFFPQSLTPPLPSSTAEVPDVLRCQFCRREVDGDFRFCPFCGNAL from the coding sequence ATGTTCTTCTTCTTCGTAGGAGGCTTAGAGCAGCAAGCGAGACAGGTATTGAAGAGCGGGGCTGGGAGGTGCATTGCGTGCGGATCACGCGCTGACCTCGTCGATTATGAAAAGGTTCTCAAGTTCTTCTTTGTTCCGGTGTGGAGATGGCCGGGAAAAGAGCCGGTGATGTACTGCAACGATTGCAAACTCTTCTTCCCTCAATCTCTAACTCCTCCTCTGCCGTCATCCACGGCTGAGGTCCCGGACGTTCTTAGGTGTCAGTTCTGTCGCCGGGAAGTGGACGGCGATTTCCGATTCTGTCCCTTCTGTGGTAATGCACTGTGA